A region from the Tahibacter amnicola genome encodes:
- a CDS encoding IS630 family transposase, which translates to MGRPISKLEISADERRELLAQLAVRKAPEDEKLRIRIVLACADGLGGEAIAKKYAVSEQTVSKWRRRYAAYRFAGLTDAPRPGRPRSVDDECVQAVIERTRKAKPTKATHWSVRSMSQASGVSATSVHRIWRAFGLKPHLTKTFKLSTDPHFVAKVRDIVGLYLAPPDRALVLCVDEKSQIQALNRTQPGLPMTFGKPATHTHDYQRHGTTSLFAALDVATGKVIGRLKRRHRSAEFLEFLNAIDRDAPKGLDIHLILDNYGTHKTEAVRSWFAQRPRYHLHFTPTSASWLNLVERFFSTLTTRWLKRGAHVSVADLERSIREYLHQHNQDPKPFTWRRTADQIIASVGRLGRAIS; encoded by the coding sequence ATGGGTCGACCGATCAGCAAGCTCGAGATCTCTGCCGATGAGCGGCGCGAATTGCTGGCGCAGCTGGCAGTACGCAAAGCGCCCGAAGACGAAAAGCTTCGGATTCGAATCGTGCTGGCGTGCGCAGATGGGCTTGGTGGGGAAGCGATTGCGAAGAAGTACGCTGTCTCGGAGCAGACGGTATCGAAGTGGCGCCGTCGCTACGCGGCGTATCGTTTTGCCGGGCTTACCGATGCCCCGCGTCCTGGTCGTCCGCGTTCGGTCGACGATGAGTGCGTGCAGGCAGTGATCGAACGCACCCGCAAAGCCAAACCCACGAAAGCCACGCATTGGAGCGTGCGTTCGATGAGCCAGGCCAGCGGCGTATCGGCGACTTCCGTGCATCGGATCTGGCGTGCGTTCGGCTTGAAGCCACATCTGACCAAGACCTTCAAGCTGTCGACCGATCCGCACTTCGTGGCCAAGGTGCGTGACATTGTGGGTTTGTATCTGGCGCCACCTGACCGGGCTTTGGTGCTGTGTGTGGATGAGAAGAGCCAGATTCAGGCGCTCAACCGCACGCAGCCTGGCCTGCCGATGACTTTCGGCAAGCCGGCAACGCATACGCATGACTACCAGCGCCACGGCACCACTTCGCTCTTCGCTGCCCTGGATGTGGCTACCGGCAAGGTGATTGGCCGCCTCAAGCGCCGCCATCGCAGTGCCGAGTTTCTCGAGTTCCTCAATGCCATCGACCGCGATGCGCCGAAAGGTCTCGACATCCATCTCATCCTCGACAACTACGGCACGCACAAGACCGAGGCGGTGCGTAGCTGGTTCGCTCAGCGTCCGCGCTACCACCTGCACTTCACCCCGACATCGGCTTCATGGCTCAACCTCGTGGAGCGCTTCTTCTCCACGTTGACCACGCGCTGGCTCAAGCGTGGCGCACACGTGAGCGTCGCCGACCTCGAACGATCCATTCGCGAATACCTGCACCAACACAACCAAGATCCAAAGCCTTTCACTTGGCGACG
- a CDS encoding DUF262 domain-containing protein: MASSIHRFRTASYASLIKNALCRSTHVPDVVGGAIGRSNRADHAYQAFGCQSSRHGKRTVCDTPYQRRYSWREPQIGDLYDDINLIEEGDTHLLGSIVCLTGFHQAGINQLELVDGQQRITTLLIVMECIRERMKREGDPSAHELDRLLSSRSVDGNSAPKLLLESLDADEFRSLAANELDRDFRNDNLATAFRLVREWVADADIGEVRRFAYRLQNQAVIIRLDVAEAKDAFKLFEVINNRGLKLSSTDIVKNFLLGNAARFGKADLEAARRRWSELVAYLDGVNSDTFLRYYLVARQKRRVTASHVVNSFKELFMTEVDEAAKLPDRHQFVDDDSSEEEQVVEGGQGASVVTTTPKEFDQNPSKVSFAAFLGQLVMSSKVYAELVLAGTGSIKVDRALRSLRMIRAYQTYGFLMHLRVGGCNDKDFLEILRLTESLMLRRQVCRERSNENDWLFGSLCTVDPQKPVEETRLKYREACPSDEKFEAEFASTSYNPNLMDRARYCLERIELNLHGEHEELDLLGPDAVHVEHIIPQKIKSKRAKEESGDWLTYLGPKAEVRHASYVGRIGNLTLFAGDLNISASNNPFHRKRTAYKKSGIKMNASLATMQNFRFDQVEKRSRELANVAAKLWPMP, translated from the coding sequence ATGGCTTCATCGATCCACCGTTTCCGTACGGCCAGCTACGCTAGCCTCATCAAGAACGCATTGTGCCGGTCAACCCATGTCCCTGACGTGGTCGGTGGTGCAATAGGGAGATCCAATCGTGCAGATCACGCCTACCAAGCTTTCGGTTGCCAATCTTCTCGGCACGGCAAACGAACAGTATGTGATACCCCCTATCAAAGACGCTATTCGTGGCGTGAGCCACAAATCGGTGACTTGTACGACGATATCAACCTCATTGAGGAGGGCGATACGCACCTTCTTGGAAGTATCGTCTGCCTTACAGGCTTTCACCAAGCTGGCATCAACCAGTTGGAACTGGTTGACGGCCAGCAGCGCATCACAACCTTGCTGATCGTGATGGAGTGCATCCGAGAGCGGATGAAGCGCGAAGGGGATCCGTCCGCTCATGAACTGGATCGGCTCCTTTCTTCGCGAAGCGTCGACGGGAATAGCGCACCAAAGCTGCTGCTCGAGTCACTCGACGCGGATGAATTTCGCAGCCTCGCAGCAAATGAGCTGGACCGTGACTTTAGGAACGACAACCTGGCCACGGCTTTTCGCCTGGTGCGTGAATGGGTCGCTGATGCAGACATCGGAGAGGTTCGCCGATTTGCGTATCGCCTACAAAACCAGGCTGTAATCATCCGGCTCGACGTCGCGGAAGCAAAAGATGCATTCAAGCTTTTTGAGGTCATCAACAACCGTGGCCTAAAGCTGAGTTCAACGGACATAGTCAAGAACTTCTTGCTGGGGAACGCTGCGCGATTCGGAAAGGCCGATCTTGAAGCGGCACGCCGGAGGTGGTCAGAGCTGGTCGCGTACTTGGATGGGGTTAACAGCGATACGTTTCTGCGCTACTACTTGGTGGCGAGGCAGAAACGGCGCGTAACTGCCTCGCACGTCGTCAATAGCTTCAAAGAACTCTTCATGACGGAAGTCGACGAAGCCGCGAAGCTTCCGGATCGACACCAATTCGTGGACGATGACTCCTCGGAGGAGGAGCAAGTGGTGGAAGGCGGGCAGGGCGCAAGCGTTGTAACGACAACTCCGAAAGAGTTCGATCAAAATCCTTCCAAAGTGAGTTTCGCCGCCTTTCTCGGTCAGCTGGTCATGTCCTCCAAAGTCTACGCGGAGCTTGTACTGGCCGGAACAGGAAGTATCAAGGTGGACCGTGCGCTACGAAGTCTTCGCATGATTCGGGCCTATCAGACATACGGGTTTCTCATGCACTTGCGTGTGGGAGGCTGCAACGACAAGGACTTTCTGGAGATCCTTCGACTTACAGAGTCCCTCATGTTGCGGCGCCAGGTTTGTCGGGAGCGATCGAACGAGAACGATTGGCTGTTCGGGTCGCTGTGCACCGTCGATCCGCAGAAGCCTGTCGAGGAAACTCGCTTGAAGTACCGCGAAGCGTGCCCCAGTGACGAGAAGTTCGAGGCTGAGTTTGCTTCTACGAGCTATAACCCCAACCTCATGGATCGTGCAAGATATTGCCTTGAGCGAATTGAGCTGAATCTGCACGGAGAGCACGAAGAGCTCGACCTGCTAGGTCCAGACGCCGTACATGTGGAGCACATCATTCCGCAGAAGATCAAGTCAAAGCGGGCGAAAGAGGAAAGCGGCGACTGGCTAACGTACCTTGGACCGAAGGCTGAAGTTCGCCACGCAAGCTATGTCGGCAGGATCGGTAACCTGACCTTGTTTGCTGGTGACCTGAACATTAGCGCTTCGAACAACCCGTTCCATCGCAAGCGGACGGCATATAAGAAGTCCGGCATCAAGATGAACGCATCGCTAGCGACGATGCAGAATTTTCGCTTTGACCAGGTTGAGAAAAGATCGCGTGAGCTAGCGAATGTGGCCGCTAAGCTGTGGCCAATGCCATGA
- a CDS encoding SpvB/TcaC N-terminal domain-containing protein, with protein sequence MQPSHWRSLGLALFGFAVPVLASVQVTSFTVDTSGPDVFVPNGGMSPFYEATEDLGTHYATVGSLTGEARTEGGAAAYTFPIVVPPGRLGMQPALSMSYSSRTGEGVAGLGWSLSGLSAISRCGHTPEQDGQTRGVQFDANDKLCLDGQRLVAVAGTYGQTGAEYRTEVDSFARITQFGSIASGASCFTVEDKSGRILHLGGKVSANTCTNTGASVTPSGAPAPLTWMVARTQDRVGNFQSYAYSDVGNGEVLLASVTYTGFDATEGDRSVVFQWQMRSQASGGINPEIGSSYQAKGLSLQTRVIQSITTKVGATAIRTYTPSYKASAYSGRLLLTQWQECAGTVCHPATTFTMTEGNMDFRIRSLAAWNIDTSQLLAAGIERSPYNMRPIGDLDGDGTREVVADVQSGTSTRNYLVQLKDDRVTRTAVELTGKLGEGFTDIDNDGRSEIIDNEGGKVVFRVWNLPRGAIATTNALRTVPSNIAEIYNQSSSFAADYNGDGRVDIGITKAAPTCSGGGKGFFVFTNNTPSGALTTQATFAVPAAPLVCLTDSLANGVITRDSVTHVADFDGNGLPDLFLQRETGSAGSLQHAFHGIAMTQGSGSVISATTKSCTQLGLVSSNDEMTDECQWSRGYLTRWLDVNADGLDDLVFARRTKNWVVRFNKGESWRAPSIPAPTLAWNCKVTD encoded by the coding sequence ATGCAACCCAGCCATTGGCGATCCCTGGGGCTCGCCTTGTTCGGATTCGCTGTGCCAGTTCTGGCCAGCGTGCAAGTCACCTCCTTTACTGTCGACACCAGCGGACCTGACGTCTTCGTTCCCAATGGCGGAATGAGTCCGTTCTACGAGGCCACGGAAGATCTGGGGACGCATTACGCGACGGTCGGCTCGCTGACAGGTGAGGCCCGTACAGAAGGCGGCGCGGCGGCGTATACGTTCCCGATCGTCGTGCCACCGGGCCGTCTGGGCATGCAGCCAGCGCTGTCGATGAGCTACAGCAGCCGTACCGGTGAGGGCGTGGCGGGTCTGGGTTGGTCGCTATCCGGATTGAGCGCGATCTCGCGCTGCGGCCACACGCCGGAACAAGATGGCCAGACGCGCGGCGTGCAGTTCGACGCGAACGACAAACTGTGCCTGGATGGTCAGCGTCTTGTAGCCGTCGCCGGAACGTATGGCCAAACCGGCGCCGAATATCGGACGGAAGTCGACAGTTTCGCCCGGATCACGCAGTTTGGTTCGATTGCCAGCGGCGCCAGTTGTTTTACCGTCGAGGATAAATCCGGCCGCATCCTGCATTTGGGCGGCAAGGTCAGCGCCAATACCTGCACGAACACCGGCGCCAGCGTCACCCCGTCCGGCGCACCTGCGCCCCTCACGTGGATGGTCGCCCGCACGCAGGACCGCGTCGGCAATTTCCAGAGTTACGCCTACTCCGATGTCGGCAACGGCGAAGTGCTGCTGGCAAGCGTCACCTACACGGGATTCGACGCCACCGAAGGCGATCGGTCCGTTGTCTTTCAATGGCAGATGCGCTCACAGGCCAGCGGAGGAATCAATCCGGAAATCGGTTCGAGCTACCAGGCCAAAGGGCTGTCGCTGCAGACCCGAGTGATTCAATCGATCACCACGAAGGTGGGGGCGACGGCGATCCGGACCTACACGCCGAGCTACAAGGCGTCCGCCTATTCCGGTCGCCTGCTGCTGACACAGTGGCAGGAATGCGCCGGCACCGTCTGCCATCCGGCGACCACGTTCACAATGACCGAAGGCAATATGGATTTTCGGATCCGCTCGCTGGCGGCGTGGAATATCGACACCAGCCAGCTCCTTGCTGCGGGCATCGAACGGTCGCCCTACAACATGCGCCCGATCGGCGACCTGGATGGCGACGGCACGCGCGAAGTGGTGGCGGACGTGCAGAGCGGCACGAGCACGCGCAACTATCTCGTGCAGCTCAAGGACGACCGCGTTACACGCACCGCGGTGGAGCTCACCGGCAAGCTGGGCGAAGGTTTCACCGACATAGATAACGACGGCCGTTCCGAGATCATCGACAACGAGGGGGGAAAGGTCGTATTTCGCGTGTGGAATCTCCCCCGCGGGGCTATTGCGACCACGAACGCGCTCAGGACGGTACCGAGCAACATCGCGGAAATCTACAACCAGAGCAGCTCTTTCGCCGCCGACTACAACGGTGACGGTCGCGTTGACATCGGCATCACCAAGGCGGCGCCGACCTGCTCCGGTGGTGGCAAGGGTTTTTTCGTCTTCACTAATAACACGCCGTCCGGCGCACTGACGACGCAAGCGACGTTCGCGGTGCCTGCCGCGCCGCTGGTCTGCCTGACCGACAGTCTTGCCAACGGTGTGATCACCCGCGATTCCGTCACCCACGTTGCCGACTTCGATGGCAACGGCCTTCCCGACCTGTTCCTCCAGCGCGAGACAGGGTCAGCAGGTTCGCTCCAGCACGCCTTTCATGGCATCGCAATGACGCAGGGATCGGGTAGCGTGATCAGCGCAACGACCAAATCGTGCACGCAACTCGGGCTCGTCAGCAGCAACGACGAGATGACCGACGAATGCCAGTGGAGCCGTGGTTACCTCACGCGCTGGCTGGATGTGAACGCGGACGGATTGGACGACCTGGTGTTTGCGCGTCGCACGAAGAACTGGGTCGTTCGCTTCAACAAAGGGGAGTCCTGGCGAGCGCCATCGATACCGGCTCCAACATTGGCCTGGAATTGCAAGGTAACGGACTGA
- a CDS encoding polymorphic toxin-type HINT domain-containing protein, whose amino-acid sequence MQGNGLTFRYANRTPVMDVDSDGKSDLLVVSHQRKFAVKMCIVADVPASPDGCRGLQIDEAALNQRCAVYACPPDPGSGLTMPPAATNSIYPAEWEGFPVYDMYGLGASAAKPNLSDFDPSTYHMDQLKFVQTGASSVAVRLVTTNLVSQLTSINRVSRSEDLHGDGMADLVTGMGCSGVKRTINAGNYDGCKVVGDGNWGPATVQTESGTVATSYFKDHFVPYVNHNLGVKSGTGNATTPTGPGARAPSAEPGVILPELLAKVVNGVGDHAQWLYLPLSTTRESDDFPPLYSLPSTHGYVDKRHFYFRSSMPVVSAFLQGREGMPFAAGSIDAHRSAVYAYSEAMYNNGGRGFQGFRKVISGNAADRTNLQSRTETIFHQKFPLTGRIESVRTTTPTGTLLGKSSTTWACTRSNRGACTLGDALAVPTGTTVYRPFVDRQIDEAYEAGTKISTNTTDYAAAGATRSGWDDGSDTSVYGNLIDHVVTLKDEGPSAFVQEQTTATHVELESADIANWWVDRIKSETVTGSITYTGTHPMPAGASAPSHSVKTEYTWRPTTRLPKTQTIQSGVADQAAKTEFTYPDELPTALTNYGSPAQLTMTAVGLEAAQSPTRTTTFTYTKGGTVAEPDGYFPYSITNANNRTVTTTVNPADGQPIAATDANGNVLHSTYDAFGRATHVEHRSSTGQLIGSAIDTSIQPCNGATCTGAIIGNNTNATTAAWRVTTVHPGYPTMITWHDRLGRVIKQAQRGFSGTLIQTHTAYDDMGKVSAQSTPYMDGGVPYETLTMYDRLGRPTTKVGPGAELDPTHGNVVTEYFYSSRTTRIVVHAASVSLDVGSNCPATASNLCMDMTRTVDSRGQILHTKDANGGITKFWSDANGKVVAIQDPELIVSTSTYDALGRRVGMSDADQGTWQVRMNAFGELLSQTDARGAVNTVTQRDALGRVKQSRIVPPASLPQGLSNDVFQDDYTYDPANAIGMVHEVTRRRGSNRNNPGANPVVWKTIHAYDAFGRPNGATTTITEGAAVTLTHSTTYDDFSRPSVYTYPSGLAVETTYNPIGHRETLKKVGATTPYWKATAANSWGHITGEMVTASPSLVLTGTHEDYGSTGQSKTITWKQGATAVDKVSYTYDSFGNLASQGRTPQGASVATELYEYDKLQRLTKATANGLPVKYAYSASGNIRKKTDFSADSDTAYTYNQNGCGPHGASSVALSGGGTQQYFCDANGNVIRGTNLTVLVDAENRPKTISRTSANPDVIFKYGFEGPAEVSSPSGTDSWAYSPLGERTYSVTSRGARYFGDAGYERMGTTHIHELGPVIVTKTGATETVAVALRDRLGSTIASIDASNNHRRAYDAFGKARNADFTDRGGTLNLPNTIHGFTKHEHADDVALIHMGGRVYDYNLGRFLAVDPVIQAAMHSQSLNPYSYIMNNPLAGHDPSGYQSCGEVSIDQGGAGSCTVEKNGKTITVTYAIGSEKVVLGNANQMSAVSAAAGSGSMQSNGAERQSTTKPSTPIADKGGVNSKTPERTLAGKASHMMFPYTTEMGERGVEGTWGDTVTGATRAAYNLTGTTTSLMNPISAMQFLAGYGFQETEISDKEVSGAAAFEILSTLLPSARAYGAVRGMAQGAARGAEGGVARALAGAACCCFPAGTPVWTETGPVPIEQIQVGQLVYARDPETGETALKPVTQLINTKPKALYDLAIRDINGHISHMQATGDHPYWVNGHGWVNVEALEVGMAFTGIDTHELRLERVTIPQQAAETYNFTVADFHTYFAGDHKVLVHNCKCIGQSPARTIVEDPIAEKKANSLRGQMATAYEKIKDMLSRGTPGKNQHQLKGEYAGKSAIDLTGSGKGRGKDRVIFTENKDEVTIHDIVDYH is encoded by the coding sequence TTGCAAGGTAACGGACTGACTTTCCGCTACGCCAACCGCACGCCCGTCATGGATGTGGACAGCGACGGCAAGTCGGACCTGCTCGTCGTCTCCCACCAGCGAAAGTTTGCGGTGAAGATGTGCATCGTGGCCGATGTCCCCGCGTCGCCCGATGGCTGCCGCGGATTGCAGATTGACGAGGCGGCACTAAACCAGCGCTGCGCCGTCTATGCGTGCCCACCGGATCCCGGCTCCGGATTGACGATGCCGCCAGCGGCAACGAACTCGATCTATCCCGCAGAATGGGAAGGGTTTCCCGTTTATGACATGTATGGGCTAGGCGCCAGCGCTGCCAAGCCCAATCTGTCGGATTTTGATCCCAGCACCTACCACATGGATCAGCTCAAGTTCGTGCAGACAGGTGCGAGCTCGGTTGCGGTCAGGCTGGTTACGACCAACCTCGTGTCACAGCTGACCTCGATCAATCGGGTATCGCGCTCGGAAGACTTGCACGGCGACGGGATGGCTGACCTCGTCACCGGCATGGGCTGCTCGGGCGTCAAGCGCACGATCAACGCCGGCAACTACGACGGATGCAAGGTCGTCGGTGACGGCAACTGGGGCCCTGCGACGGTACAAACCGAAAGCGGCACGGTGGCGACAAGCTACTTCAAGGACCACTTCGTACCGTACGTTAACCACAATCTCGGCGTGAAATCCGGTACCGGCAACGCCACGACACCCACAGGTCCCGGCGCGCGCGCGCCCTCAGCGGAGCCGGGTGTGATTCTTCCAGAGCTGCTCGCCAAGGTCGTCAACGGCGTTGGCGATCACGCCCAGTGGCTCTACCTGCCGCTCTCGACAACGAGAGAATCGGACGATTTTCCGCCGCTGTATTCGTTGCCGTCGACCCATGGTTACGTCGATAAACGGCACTTCTACTTTCGCAGTTCCATGCCAGTCGTCAGCGCTTTCCTGCAGGGCCGGGAAGGGATGCCGTTTGCGGCGGGCAGCATCGACGCCCACCGCAGCGCGGTCTACGCCTATTCCGAAGCGATGTACAACAACGGCGGCCGCGGATTCCAAGGATTCCGCAAGGTCATCTCCGGCAATGCCGCTGATCGGACCAACCTCCAGTCGCGAACGGAAACCATCTTCCATCAGAAGTTTCCGCTGACGGGCCGTATCGAATCGGTGCGGACAACGACGCCAACCGGCACGCTCCTGGGCAAATCCAGTACGACCTGGGCCTGTACCCGCAGCAACCGTGGCGCCTGCACGCTGGGCGACGCTCTGGCGGTACCGACCGGCACGACGGTCTACCGGCCGTTCGTCGACAGGCAGATCGACGAAGCCTACGAGGCGGGAACGAAAATCAGCACCAACACCACCGATTACGCAGCCGCCGGCGCAACCCGATCCGGGTGGGACGATGGTTCCGACACCAGTGTCTACGGCAATCTGATTGACCACGTGGTAACGCTCAAGGACGAAGGTCCCAGCGCTTTTGTTCAAGAGCAGACGACTGCCACGCACGTTGAGCTCGAATCCGCCGACATCGCTAACTGGTGGGTCGATCGTATCAAGTCAGAAACCGTCACCGGGTCCATCACCTACACCGGAACGCATCCGATGCCCGCCGGCGCATCGGCGCCATCGCACTCAGTCAAGACCGAATACACGTGGCGTCCGACAACGCGCCTGCCGAAAACGCAAACGATACAAAGTGGCGTAGCGGATCAAGCGGCGAAAACCGAGTTCACCTATCCGGACGAACTGCCGACGGCGTTGACCAACTACGGATCGCCGGCGCAGTTGACCATGACGGCCGTCGGCCTGGAAGCGGCACAAAGCCCGACCCGAACCACGACATTCACTTACACCAAGGGTGGAACGGTGGCCGAGCCGGACGGCTATTTTCCGTACTCAATCACGAACGCAAACAATCGCACGGTTACCACAACCGTTAACCCGGCGGACGGCCAACCGATCGCCGCGACGGATGCCAACGGCAACGTCCTGCATTCCACGTATGACGCCTTCGGCCGCGCCACGCATGTTGAGCACCGCAGCAGCACGGGCCAGCTGATCGGCTCGGCGATCGATACGTCGATCCAGCCGTGTAACGGCGCGACCTGCACCGGCGCCATCATCGGTAACAACACCAACGCCACTACGGCGGCATGGCGTGTAACGACCGTACATCCCGGCTACCCGACGATGATCACGTGGCACGACCGTCTGGGCCGGGTCATCAAGCAAGCGCAGCGCGGATTCAGTGGCACGCTGATCCAGACGCATACGGCCTATGACGACATGGGTAAGGTATCGGCGCAGAGTACGCCCTACATGGACGGTGGCGTCCCCTACGAAACGCTGACCATGTACGACCGCCTTGGTCGCCCCACGACCAAGGTGGGTCCAGGGGCCGAACTGGATCCGACACACGGCAATGTCGTCACGGAGTATTTCTATTCCAGCCGCACGACTCGCATCGTGGTGCACGCAGCAAGCGTCAGCCTAGACGTCGGATCCAACTGTCCTGCCACAGCATCCAATCTGTGCATGGACATGACACGCACGGTCGACAGCCGCGGCCAGATACTCCACACCAAGGACGCTAACGGCGGCATCACGAAGTTCTGGAGCGATGCCAACGGCAAGGTCGTGGCGATCCAGGATCCGGAGCTGATCGTCAGCACATCGACCTACGATGCCCTCGGCCGGCGGGTCGGCATGTCCGACGCCGATCAAGGCACCTGGCAAGTTCGCATGAACGCCTTCGGCGAGCTCCTGAGCCAGACGGACGCCCGCGGCGCCGTCAACACTGTAACGCAGCGCGACGCATTGGGCCGTGTCAAACAGAGCCGCATCGTCCCTCCGGCGTCGCTACCGCAGGGGCTCAGCAATGACGTTTTCCAGGACGACTACACGTACGACCCGGCCAATGCCATCGGCATGGTCCACGAAGTCACCCGTCGCCGCGGCAGCAACCGGAACAATCCAGGCGCCAATCCGGTGGTCTGGAAGACTATCCATGCCTATGACGCGTTCGGGCGTCCCAATGGCGCCACGACCACCATTACCGAAGGCGCGGCGGTCACGCTGACGCACAGCACGACGTACGACGACTTTAGCCGCCCCAGTGTCTACACCTATCCCAGCGGATTGGCTGTTGAAACGACGTATAACCCGATCGGCCATCGCGAAACGCTGAAGAAGGTCGGTGCCACTACGCCTTATTGGAAGGCGACCGCGGCCAATTCCTGGGGTCACATTACCGGGGAGATGGTCACGGCGAGCCCTTCGCTCGTGCTCACCGGCACTCACGAGGACTACGGTAGTACCGGCCAATCCAAGACCATAACCTGGAAGCAGGGGGCGACGGCCGTCGACAAGGTCAGCTACACCTATGACAGCTTCGGCAATCTCGCCAGCCAGGGCCGTACCCCGCAAGGCGCAAGTGTTGCCACCGAGCTGTATGAATACGACAAGCTGCAGCGACTGACCAAAGCCACCGCCAACGGCCTGCCGGTGAAGTATGCCTATTCTGCCAGCGGCAATATCCGCAAGAAGACCGACTTCAGCGCCGACAGCGACACCGCTTACACCTACAACCAGAACGGTTGCGGACCACACGGTGCTTCCAGCGTCGCCCTGTCCGGTGGTGGCACGCAGCAGTACTTCTGCGACGCCAACGGCAACGTCATCCGTGGCACGAATCTCACCGTGCTGGTGGATGCGGAGAACCGTCCGAAGACCATCAGCCGAACCAGTGCCAATCCGGACGTGATCTTCAAGTACGGCTTCGAAGGCCCCGCCGAGGTCAGTTCACCCAGCGGCACCGATAGCTGGGCCTACAGCCCCCTCGGCGAGCGCACCTACAGCGTCACCAGCCGCGGGGCACGCTACTTCGGCGACGCGGGCTACGAGCGCATGGGCACCACGCACATCCACGAACTCGGCCCCGTCATTGTTACCAAGACTGGCGCCACCGAAACCGTTGCCGTTGCCCTGCGCGACCGCCTCGGTTCCACTATCGCCAGCATCGACGCCAGCAACAACCATCGCCGCGCCTACGACGCCTTCGGCAAGGCCCGCAACGCCGACTTCACCGACCGCGGCGGAACACTCAATCTGCCCAACACCATCCACGGCTTCACCAAGCATGAACACGCCGACGACGTTGCACTGATCCATATGGGCGGGCGTGTGTATGACTACAACCTGGGACGATTCTTGGCGGTGGACCCAGTGATTCAGGCGGCCATGCACTCGCAGTCGCTCAATCCCTACAGCTACATCATGAACAATCCGCTGGCCGGGCACGATCCGAGTGGCTACCAGTCCTGCGGCGAAGTGAGTATCGATCAGGGCGGCGCGGGCAGCTGCACGGTTGAGAAGAATGGGAAGACCATTACCGTCACCTATGCCATTGGTAGCGAAAAAGTAGTGCTGGGCAACGCCAATCAGATGAGCGCTGTCAGCGCTGCCGCTGGCAGCGGCAGCATGCAGTCAAATGGCGCCGAACGCCAATCTACGACCAAGCCGTCGACCCCAATCGCCGACAAGGGCGGCGTGAACTCCAAGACACCAGAGCGAACGTTAGCTGGAAAGGCGTCGCACATGATGTTCCCGTACACGACGGAGATGGGCGAACGCGGTGTGGAAGGTACATGGGGTGACACAGTCACTGGCGCAACACGTGCCGCCTACAATCTCACCGGCACAACGACCTCCCTGATGAACCCCATTTCTGCCATGCAGTTCCTGGCGGGCTACGGATTCCAGGAGACCGAGATCAGCGACAAGGAGGTTAGTGGCGCGGCCGCTTTCGAGATCTTGTCCACCCTTCTCCCATCGGCACGCGCCTATGGTGCGGTACGTGGAATGGCCCAGGGAGCTGCCCGCGGTGCGGAAGGGGGCGTAGCCCGCGCGCTGGCTGGTGCGGCGTGTTGTTGCTTTCCGGCGGGTACGCCGGTTTGGACGGAGACGGGCCCGGTTCCGATCGAACAGATCCAAGTGGGGCAGTTGGTCTATGCGCGGGATCCGGAAACGGGAGAGACAGCGCTCAAGCCGGTGACGCAGCTGATCAACACCAAGCCAAAGGCCTTATACGATCTGGCAATTCGTGACATCAACGGCCATATCTCGCATATGCAGGCGACGGGCGACCACCCATACTGGGTGAACGGTCATGGATGGGTGAATGTCGAAGCGTTGGAAGTTGGCATGGCGTTCACGGGCATCGACACGCACGAGCTCCGTCTAGAGCGGGTAACCATTCCGCAGCAAGCAGCAGAAACGTACAACTTCACCGTCGCTGATTTCCACACATACTTTGCTGGCGACCACAAGGTTCTAGTACATAACTGTAAATGCATAGGACAGTCACCCGCGAGAACGATCGTCGAGGATCCGATTGCCGAAAAGAAGGCAAATTCCTTGAGAGGCCAGATGGCAACCGCGTACGAGAAAATTAAGGACATGCTATCTCGAGGCACGCCGGGAAAAAATCAACACCAACTGAAGGGAGAGTACGCGGGAAAAAGCGCTATTGACCTGACCGGAAGCGGCAAAGGACGAGGGAAAGATCGCGTCATCTTTACCGAGAACAAAGACGAAGTAACGATTCACGATATCGTTGACTATCACTAG
- a CDS encoding proprotein convertase P-domain-containing protein, with translation MGGLSNGTWNLRVNDNGPGDTGTLESWSVTLVHGCTRYSRSREIA, from the coding sequence TTGGGCGGGCTCAGTAATGGCACGTGGAACTTGCGCGTCAATGACAACGGGCCCGGCGACACCGGTACGTTGGAAAGTTGGTCGGTTACGCTAGTGCATGGTTGTACTCGCTACTCGCGATCGCGGGAAATTGCTTGA